One window of the Halobacillus litoralis genome contains the following:
- a CDS encoding permease, producing the protein MKDYYPRTYGIVGGLFSLQAVFLLFVSLMAKSAPPMITYMMISMAILAFSMSYLHPQFRQKDERMKMIRYKGLFYSFFAMMGYLSLLLLLMEFNIMILSAEEVVQLLIALNMSTVFLSWVVLSKKY; encoded by the coding sequence ATGAAGGATTATTATCCTAGAACTTACGGAATTGTAGGAGGTCTATTCTCATTACAAGCTGTATTTTTGCTCTTTGTGAGCCTGATGGCGAAGTCTGCTCCGCCAATGATCACGTATATGATGATTTCCATGGCGATTCTGGCTTTTTCCATGAGTTATCTACACCCTCAATTCAGACAAAAAGATGAGCGGATGAAAATGATCCGCTACAAGGGCTTATTCTATTCTTTCTTTGCGATGATGGGGTATCTGAGTTTATTACTGTTGTTGATGGAATTCAACATCATGATTTTGAGCGCTGAAGAAGTTGTGCAGCTATTGATTGCCTTGAATATGTCTACTGTATTCTTGTCATGGGTTGTATTATCCAAAAAGTATTAA
- a CDS encoding helix-turn-helix transcriptional regulator, with translation MKNKLLEYRKEAGMSQDRLADILKVSRQTVISIEKGRYSPSLPLAFKIARTFLVPIEEIFIYEEEGE, from the coding sequence ATGAAAAATAAACTCCTCGAATATCGAAAAGAAGCAGGAATGTCCCAGGACCGCTTGGCAGATATCCTGAAAGTGTCGAGACAAACAGTCATTTCTATTGAAAAAGGGAGATACTCGCCTTCATTGCCACTGGCTTTTAAAATAGCCCGAACCTTTTTAGTACCAATTGAAGAGATTTTTATTTATGAAGAGGAAGGAGAATAA
- a CDS encoding DUF3976 domain-containing protein, which produces MEWFFPIVFVVGFGVLYFVIRKETHNNTLNKRGFIKLIVTFLLLFVFVFGVVLLANT; this is translated from the coding sequence ATGGAGTGGTTTTTCCCGATTGTATTTGTCGTCGGCTTCGGTGTGCTCTATTTTGTCATACGTAAAGAGACCCACAATAACACTTTGAATAAGAGAGGTTTCATAAAGCTTATTGTCACTTTTCTCCTGTTGTTTGTTTTTGTGTTCGGAGTCGTGCTGCTAGCCAATACGTAA
- the sppA gene encoding signal peptide peptidase SppA, whose translation MNKRIGASIIAACILIVAIAFQLIGFFTTSGEESDNDAMALFSNSEKLEEKVVERGSGGNRIAQLNLEGTIIDNPGTNTNPFGGGGYQHDRFMKKLEAIKKDDSIKGLHLYVNSPGGGVYESAEIHDKLLEIKEAGKTIYVSMGNMAASGGYYVSAPADRIFAANDTFTGSLGVIMESVNYQELANEYGVKFNTIKSGEFKDIMSPTKEMTEEDREILQTLVDESYQQFVNVIVEGRDMSEERVKELADGRIYSGKQAVENGLVDDIGFREDTLAALKEEVGGDPQVFEYKNNISSFFNLPMAKSFLPNSEIRYLEQLISERQGPTLMYMYTE comes from the coding sequence ATGAATAAACGAATTGGAGCAAGTATTATAGCAGCATGTATTTTGATCGTGGCGATCGCCTTCCAATTGATTGGCTTTTTCACCACCTCCGGCGAGGAGTCGGACAATGACGCCATGGCTCTCTTCTCTAACAGTGAAAAGCTGGAAGAGAAAGTCGTAGAGCGTGGATCCGGAGGGAACCGGATTGCCCAATTGAATTTGGAAGGGACAATCATCGACAATCCTGGTACCAACACCAACCCATTCGGGGGCGGAGGTTATCAGCACGATCGATTCATGAAAAAACTGGAAGCCATTAAAAAGGATGATTCGATCAAAGGTTTACACCTTTATGTGAATTCACCTGGTGGCGGAGTATATGAAAGTGCAGAAATTCACGACAAGCTTTTGGAAATAAAAGAAGCAGGTAAAACCATTTATGTTTCTATGGGGAATATGGCTGCTTCTGGAGGATACTATGTTTCTGCCCCTGCAGACCGTATTTTTGCTGCTAATGACACATTCACCGGTTCTTTAGGTGTCATTATGGAAAGCGTCAATTATCAAGAGCTGGCTAACGAATATGGCGTGAAATTCAACACAATTAAAAGTGGTGAATTCAAGGATATCATGAGCCCTACGAAAGAAATGACCGAAGAGGACCGCGAAATTCTCCAGACGCTTGTAGATGAGTCCTATCAGCAGTTCGTAAATGTGATAGTCGAAGGCCGTGACATGTCTGAAGAGCGCGTAAAAGAGCTTGCGGATGGACGGATTTATTCAGGAAAACAAGCCGTAGAGAATGGACTTGTCGATGACATCGGCTTCCGTGAAGATACATTGGCTGCATTAAAAGAAGAAGTCGGTGGGGATCCGCAAGTGTTTGAATATAAAAACAACATTTCATCTTTCTTCAATTTGCCGATGGCTAAAAGCTTCTTGCCGAACAGTGAAATCCGTTACCTTGAGCAATTGATCAGTGAACGCCAAGGACCGACACTCATGTATATGTACACAGAATAA
- a CDS encoding RDD family protein, translating to METTEQHHTGGLLSSIVTKQKDDLQKLIYAGFGSRFLAYIIDLIVIWSVNTIVTRPLLRLLGLEGAQLWIPMFSAANIMTTVIFFLYFILMTKFFRATLGKMILGLSVESLKGGQLTNSQLIFRECIGRYISMALAGLPYLVVAFTKRHQGIHDLFADTSVIKDKFKHLNETMEKKPETI from the coding sequence ATGGAAACAACAGAGCAGCATCACACAGGCGGTTTACTTTCGTCCATCGTCACTAAACAAAAAGATGACCTCCAGAAACTGATCTATGCAGGTTTCGGTTCCCGCTTTTTAGCGTACATCATCGATTTGATTGTCATATGGAGTGTCAATACAATTGTGACGAGACCATTACTAAGGCTCTTGGGTTTAGAGGGGGCGCAACTATGGATTCCGATGTTTAGTGCAGCGAACATTATGACAACCGTTATCTTTTTCCTGTACTTCATTCTGATGACTAAGTTTTTCAGAGCCACGTTAGGAAAGATGATCTTAGGTCTATCTGTAGAATCCTTAAAAGGTGGACAGCTGACAAACAGCCAGCTCATCTTCCGTGAATGTATCGGACGATATATCAGCATGGCGCTGGCTGGACTTCCATACCTTGTCGTCGCTTTCACGAAGCGTCACCAGGGCATTCACGACCTTTTTGCTGACACGTCAGTAATAAAAGACAAATTCAAGCATTTGAATGAAACAATGGAAAAAAAGCCAGAAACCATCTAA
- a CDS encoding ASCH domain-containing protein, protein MNDTAKKYWEDYWQGKEKPSTVTAWAFGVEADHLARLVMDGVKTATCSSREAYRIESEPLPKKEDHSIILNSSDEPVAIIKTTNVDIVPFNEVSEEFARAEGEGDLSYQYWWDAHVKFFNEEAEELGYEFSEDMDVVCERFQLIHVNPD, encoded by the coding sequence ATGAATGATACTGCCAAAAAATATTGGGAAGATTATTGGCAAGGAAAAGAAAAGCCGTCCACCGTTACAGCATGGGCCTTCGGTGTAGAAGCTGACCATTTAGCAAGACTCGTCATGGATGGGGTTAAAACAGCGACTTGTTCGTCAAGAGAGGCTTACAGAATTGAAAGCGAACCTCTCCCCAAGAAAGAAGATCACAGTATTATCTTAAATTCTTCCGACGAACCTGTAGCAATCATCAAAACAACAAATGTCGACATCGTCCCTTTCAATGAAGTATCAGAAGAGTTCGCCCGGGCTGAAGGGGAAGGCGATCTTTCTTATCAGTATTGGTGGGACGCACATGTGAAATTCTTTAATGAAGAAGCCGAAGAACTGGGTTATGAGTTTTCAGAAGACATGGATGTCGTATGTGAAAGATTTCAATTAATCCACGTGAACCCTGATTGA
- a CDS encoding Mur ligase family protein translates to MKLQGLLDILHIGHQLIDRKDLNQELTGVTDDSREVKEGFVFVAVRGYRVDGHNYIEEAISNGASVIVCEEKLDHLSIPFLQTDNCRKVLGLIASEFYGNPSFDKIVIGVTGTNGKTTTSHLIKHLCEKNGYSCSMFGTIDYIVNDQAVPGIQTTPSAPVLQRLLAESKDDIVVMEVSSHGLEQYRLEGIAFDYCVFTNLHQDHLDYHFSMENYFSAKSKLFYMMKETGEAVINTDDHWGEKLAEQLTEDSITHETVGRRKTCDYEIIQLSPESSSAVISEEKREVIVRSPLKGTHNVYNTLQAYAV, encoded by the coding sequence GTGAAACTTCAAGGACTACTCGACATATTACACATAGGTCACCAATTAATAGACAGAAAAGATTTGAACCAGGAGCTTACGGGAGTGACCGATGATTCTCGTGAAGTGAAAGAAGGGTTTGTTTTTGTAGCCGTTCGTGGTTATCGGGTGGATGGCCACAATTATATTGAAGAAGCGATTTCCAATGGAGCTTCTGTTATCGTTTGCGAAGAGAAACTCGATCATTTATCCATCCCTTTCTTACAAACAGATAACTGTCGTAAAGTTCTTGGACTGATTGCCAGTGAATTTTACGGAAATCCCTCTTTTGATAAGATCGTTATCGGGGTAACAGGGACGAATGGAAAAACGACGACAAGCCATCTGATTAAACATTTGTGTGAGAAAAACGGGTATTCCTGCAGCATGTTCGGGACCATTGACTATATCGTCAATGACCAAGCTGTTCCAGGTATACAAACAACACCAAGTGCACCTGTGTTACAAAGGCTGCTTGCAGAAAGTAAAGATGATATTGTCGTTATGGAAGTGTCTTCACATGGCTTAGAACAGTACCGCTTAGAGGGGATTGCATTCGACTACTGTGTATTCACCAACCTTCATCAGGACCACCTGGATTATCATTTTTCAATGGAAAATTATTTCTCAGCAAAATCTAAACTCTTTTATATGATGAAAGAGACAGGAGAAGCAGTCATTAATACTGATGACCATTGGGGAGAAAAACTTGCGGAGCAATTGACTGAAGATAGCATCACCCATGAAACAGTGGGACGAAGGAAAACCTGTGATTATGAAATCATCCAGCTATCTCCTGAAAGTTCATCTGCTGTCATTTCAGAGGAGAAGAGAGAGGTCATTGTAAGATCACCGTTGAAAGGTACTCATAATGTATATAATACTCTACAGGCATATGCAGTATGA
- a CDS encoding short-chain dehydrogenase, whose translation MKHALIIGGTGMLSQFTTRMAVAGDHVSVVARNSEKMERLEAGLANADMLTKLYVNYENSEELREKIRTTVKHNGPIDIVIAWIHTSAPEALQIVIDEVAKPENSVRIFQVLGSRGTPESQRRSLNLPQQIQYRSVVLGKVENEDGFRWLTDEEISEGVWEAMVNDRSASVIGKQ comes from the coding sequence ATGAAGCATGCATTGATCATCGGAGGAACCGGAATGCTTAGTCAATTTACAACACGAATGGCTGTAGCAGGAGATCACGTGTCTGTGGTCGCTAGAAACTCCGAGAAAATGGAACGGTTGGAAGCGGGGCTGGCTAATGCTGATATGTTGACTAAGCTCTATGTTAATTATGAAAACTCTGAAGAACTACGTGAAAAAATACGAACAACGGTTAAACACAATGGACCGATTGACATAGTGATCGCCTGGATTCACACTTCTGCTCCGGAAGCTTTACAAATCGTAATTGATGAGGTCGCTAAACCTGAAAATTCTGTCCGTATTTTTCAAGTCCTCGGCAGCCGTGGGACGCCGGAAAGCCAGCGACGCTCCTTGAATCTGCCTCAACAAATCCAATATCGGAGTGTAGTTCTCGGCAAGGTCGAGAATGAGGATGGTTTCCGTTGGTTGACTGATGAAGAAATTTCAGAAGGGGTATGGGAAGCGATGGTCAACGATCGTTCAGCTTCTGTGATTGGTAAACAGTAA